GCTTCCTGGCCGCGACCGACCACGTTGCCGCCCTGCTTGAGGTTGTAGGTGCGGTTCGAGCCGTCGTCCAGGTGCAGCGTGGCGTTCAGCTGGCGGGGACCCGACTGGACCGCCGGCGGGGCGTAGCCCTGGTCGTAGCCGGGCTGCTGCCCATAGCCCTGGTCGTAGCCGGGCTGGCCGTAACCGGGCTGCTGCTGCCCGTAGCCCTGCTCGTAGCCGGGCTGCTGCTGGCCGTAGCCCTGGTCGTAGCCGGGCTGCTGCCCGTAACCCTGGTCGTAGCCCTGCTGCTGCTGGCCGTAGCCCTGGTCGTAACCCTGCTGGCCGTAGCCCTGGTCGTAGCCGGGCTGGCCGTAGCCGGGCTGCTGCCCGTAGCCCTGGTCGTAGCCGGGCTGCTGGCCGTAACCCTGCTGCTGCTGGTCGTAGCCGGGCTGCTGCTGGCCGTAACCCTGCTCGTAGCCCTGCTGCTGGCCGTAGCCGCCCTGGGCGTAGGGGTCGTAGCCGGGCTGGCCCTGTCCTTGTCCGTAGCCGGGAGGCTGGCTCATGGAAGCGTCTCCAGAAGTGCGAGGTGGTGCTGACCGTCGGCTGGCCACTTTCACGTCGGGGTCGACGGACGAGCTGGTTCGGAACTGTCCCGTGTGCAGCGCGTCGGAGCGCTCCAGGGAGACTACGACGTCACCATAGGTGTCCCATCCGCTCTCTTCGAGGTGCTCCCGGACGGAGTCCCCGAGAAGCTGGGTGATGCGTAGTTCATCCTGGCCGTCCCCGGCAAGCCGGTCGTGGTCCTGCGGGCCCAACAGGACCTTGAAGTGGTTCGGGGCGAGCAAGCGGCCACCCGCCAACTCGCGGATGTTGCCCTCGGCCTCCCGCTGGAGCGCCTGTGCGACCTCCTGCGGGACGACGTTGCCGCCGAACACCCTGGCGAAGGTGTTGCCGACGATGCCTTCGAGACGGCGCTCGAAGCGCTGTACGAGGCCCACGGCAACCCTCCGACTCGGTCGACTTCCAGTGCCGATCGTATCCGGGGTGACGTGCCGGTACACGGGGCGATTGGTAACTCGGTCGGAGGCCGTGCTAATGTTCCTCTCGTCGCTACGGGCGAGTGGCGGAATGGCAGACGCGCACGGTTCAGGTCCGTGTGTCCGAAAGGACGTGGGGGTTCAACTCCCCCCTCGCCCACCATACGACCAAGTCCCACCCACGTGCAGTGGGTGGGACTTGGTCGTTTTCGCGCGTTCTCCGGGTGATCTTCCACGCCCCCCGCGACCACGTGATCTCAGTCACCCGAACGGCCGCGGCCGTTCGTGGGCGCAACGGGGGTGGTCGGTCGTTCTGGCGCGGCGAGCGGTCGGCGATGCGGTCGCGGGTGCGGGTTCGACGGGCTGCCGGCGGGGTATTCCAGGCGGGGCGGGGACACCCTGAGCACGACTTTCGGGTCGCCTCGCCGACCGGGGTCACCCAGACGGCAGCACCGCCGGACCGAAGTCGTCCGAGGGGCGTTCGACCGGTTACCGACCGCTCGACGCCGTCGATCGCAGGAGCGCTGTCGACCGGGCGGTGGGCGCGTTCCCAACTGGTACGCCTTACCCAGAGCACGAGACGAAACGCGGCGGGCGAACCGCCGTGGTTTGCCGAGGAGGCCCTGGCGTGACCAGCACACCAGCACGGATCGCGGACACCGACGACGCCAGGGCGTTGTCGGCCACCGCGATTCCCGTTCCCGAACTGCCCGGCTCCACCGAGGAGCTGGCCGCCGCGGCGGCGATCCGCCTCGGGTGGCACGGCGTGGTGCTGCCCGAGATGGTGTTGATGGGGCGCAAGGTCATCGTGGTCGCGGAACTGCTCGCCGACGCGCACGCCGAGCGGCTGTGCCTGGGCGCGGCCCCGGAGCCGGACCGCGCGACGGTGTCCACGTGGGTGTGGCCGGAGATGGACGGCCGCGTGCCGCCCACCGCGGTCCGGATCGTCGGCGTGCTGGCCGTCGCCCGCCACTGGCGGACCGCGCTGGCGTCCGCGGTGCCCTTCGCCCGCTTCGGCAACGCCGCGGCCGTGCTGCCCGCCTCGGTCGCGTTCACGCACGACTACCTGGCCAACTGCCTGCCCCGGGTGCGCCGCTACGGCGTCTCGGTGCTGCTGGCCGACGACGAGCGGAACCTGAGCACCGACGTGGCCGGCCGCAACGAGACCGTGCCGGTCGAGGACACCGCCACCACCCGCTGGGTGAACGAGCTGGTCTACGAGCGGGTGCTGGCCACCGCGTCCTGAGCTGCCGGGCGGTCCCCGCTGAACTACCGTCGCGCTATGCGTCTGGTGATCGCGGGTGGGCACGGCAAGATCGCGTTGCTGGTCGAGCGGCTGCTGGCCGCGCGGGGCGACAGCGCCACGGCGCTGGTGCGCAACCCGGACCACTTCGCGGACGTCGCGGATGCGGGCGGGGTGCCCGTGCACTGCGACCTGGAGGCGGCGGACGCCGCCTCGGTCGCCGAGTACCTGGCCGGCGCGGACGCGGCGCTGTTCGCCGCGGGAGCCGGCGCGGGCAGCGGGACGGCGCGCAAGGACACCGTCGACCGGGGCGCTTCGGCCCTGTTCGCCCAGGCCGCCGAACTGGCGGGCGTGCGGCGATTCGTGCAGGTCAGCAGCACCGGCATCGGCCGGACCACGGGTGACGAGGCGTTCGACGCCTACCTGCGCGCCAAGGGCGCGGCCGAGGAGGACCTGCGCGAGCGGGACCTGGACTGGACCGTCCTGCGGCCGGGGCGGCTGACCGACGACGAGCCGACCGGCCGCGTGGAGGTCGTCGAGGCGCCCGCGACGGTGCGGGGTTCCGTACCGCGCGCCGACGTGGCGGCGGTCCTGGTGGCCCTGCTGGACCGGCCGGGGACGGTCCGCCGGACCTACGAGGTCGTCTCCGGCGACACCCCGGTGGACGAGGCGTTCTGACCCGGACCCCTGCGGGTGACCTCGCCCAGCACGCGGTCGAGGTGGTCGTTGGCGAACTTGCCCTCCGGGTCCACCTCGGCCCGCACCCGGAGGAAGTCGTCGAAGCGCGGGTAGCGGTCGCGCAGGTCGGCCGCGGCGAGGCTGTGCATCTTGCCCCAGTGCGGCCGGCCGCCGACCGCTCCCGCGATCCGCTCGAACGCGTCGAAGTACCTCTTGTGGGGCATCCCGAGGTACTGGTGCACGGCGACGTAGGCGGTGTCGCGGCCGTGCGCGGTGGACAGCCAGACGTCGTCGCCCCGCGCGACCCGCACCTCCACGGGCACGATCACGCCGTGGTCGAGCCGGTCGACGGCGGTCCGCAGCTCGCGCAGCACGTCGTGCAGCGCGGCCCGGGGGACGGCGTACTCGGTCTCCACGAACCTGACCCGGCGGGGCGTGGTGAACACGCGGTGGGACACGTCGCGGTAGACGCGCTCGGCGATCAGCGCCCCGCACACCCGGTTGAGCGCCCTGGTGGTGGGCGGCACCGCCCTGGCCAGCCGGCAGACCAGGCCGAACGCGCCGTTCTCCATCACCTCGTACTCGTAGAACCGGCGCAGCGCGGACAGCGGCGCGGCCGGTTCGTCGACCCGGTTGTTGCGCTTGAGGATCACCCGGTCGGAGTGCGGGAACCAGTGGAACTCCACGTGGTCCTCGGTGGCGGTGAGGTGGTCGAACTCCGCCAGCACGGCGTCGAGCCGGCCGGGCGCCTCGCGGGCGTGCAGCACGAACGCGGGCACGCACCGCAGCGTGACGGTGCTGATCACGCCGAGCGCGCCGAGGCCGACGCGGGCGGCCTGGAACAGGTCGGGCCGCTCGGTCGCGGAGCAGCGGGCGACCGAGCCGTCCGCGAGCACCAGTTCCAGCGCCTCGACCTGGGTGGCGAGCCCGCCGAGCGCCGCGCCGGTGCCGTGGGTGCCGGTGGAGATGGCGCCCGCGACGGTCTGCGCGTCGATGTCCCCGAGGTTGGCCATGGCCAGGCCCAGCACGTCCAGCAGGGCGTTGAGCTGCCGCAACGTCGTGCCGGACCGGACCGTCACGAGGGGGCCGTCGACGTCGACGACGCCCGTCCAGGCGTCCAGGTCGATCGCGACGCCGGGGGCGACGGCGATGGGCGTGAACGAGTGCCCGCTGCCGCGCGGTCGCACGGCGGACGCGCCGACGACGGCGGCGACCAGTTCGTCGACGCTCGCCGGGTGCTCCACCCGGTGCGGGTTCGCGGACGCGGTGCGCGCCCAGTTGGTCCACGGGGACCCCATGCCCACCTCCGGTGTGACGCGTTCCACGCACCGTAGGTGAAAAGAATTCACCTTTCAAGTACGGTGAGGACCATGCAGCCCCGCACGCGACTCGACGCCGCGACGAAGGAGTTCGACCCTCCGTTCGCGATCGTCGACCTGGACGCCTTCGACGGCAACGCGGACGACCTCGTCCGGCGCGCCGGCGGGCGGCCGATCCGGGTGGCCAGCAAGTCGGTGCGGGTCCGGGCGCTGCTGGAGCGCGTCCTCGACCGGCCCGGCTACGCGGGCGTCATGTGCTACTCGCTGGCCGAGGCGCTGTGGCTGTCCTCGGTCGACCTGTCCGAGGACCTGCTGGTCGCCTACCCGACCGTCGACCGCGCCGCACTGCGGGCGCTGGCCGCCGACGGGGTCGCGCGCCGCCGCGTCACGATCGTGGTCGACTCGACCGACCACCTCGACCTGGTGCGCGCGGCGCTGGGGGAGGACCACCCCGAGATCCGGGTGTGCCTGGAGCTGGACGTGTCCTGGCGGCCGCTGCCCGGCCTGCACGTCGGGCCGCGCCGCTCACCGGTGCACACCGCGCGCCAGGCCCGCGCCCTCGCCGAGGCGATCACCCGCCGGCCGGGGTTCCGGCTGGTCGGCGTGATGGCGTACGAGGGGCAGGTCGCGGGGCTGGGCGACCAGCCGCCGGGGAAGCCGCTGCGGGGCGCGGTGCTGCGCTGGATGCAGAAGCACTCGGTCGCCGAGCTGGTCGAGCGCCGGAGCGCGGCCGTGCACGCCGTGCGGCAGGTCGCCGAGCTGGAGTTCGTCAACGGCGGCGGCACCGGCAGCCTGGAGGTCACCGGCGCCGACCCGTCCGTCACCGAGCTGGCGGCGGGGTCCGGTCTCGTCGGACCCACCCTGTTCGACGGCTACCGGGGCTTCCGGCCCCGGCCCGCCGTGCTGTTCGCGCTGCCGGTCGTGCGCCGCCCCGCCCGGGGCGTGGCCACGCTGTTCGCCGGCGGGTACATCGCCTCCGGCACCGCGACCCCCGACCGGCAGCCCACCCCGTACCTGCCGGCGGGGCTGAAGCTGCTGCCGCTGGAGGGGGCGGGCGAGGTGCAGACGCCCGTCGCGGGGAAGACCGCCGACGCGCTGCGCCTCGGCGACCGGGTGTGGATGCGGCACGCCAAGGCCGGCGAGGCGGCCGAGCGGTTCACGCACTACCACCTGGTGCGCGGCGACGCGGTCGAGCGGACCGTGCCCACGTACCGGGGCGAGGGCAGGTCGTTCGGGTGAGTCAGCTGGGCAGTCGGGACGACAGGTAGCCGCGCACCATGGTCTTGGCCTCGTCCAGGATCCTCTGGTCGCCCGCGGCGTCGCGGCGGAACGCGAGGTTGAGCACGCCGTCGGCCGCCTCCACCGCGATCGAGATCGGCAGCTGGATCTCGTCGAGCGGGATGTCGAACTTCGTCGAGATCATCTCCGAGATCCGGTCGGAGATGACCGTGTTGTTGTCGCGCCGGTCGTCGAGCAGTCGCAGGTCGACGACGTCGCCGAAGTGCAGCTTGGAGAACGCGGGCACCTCGCGGTGCATCGAGACGTACACGTCGAAGATCGAGTCGACCGCGTCCCACCAGTGCTCCAGCGTCGTGGACGTGAACCGGCCGTCCACCGTCTGGATGAACTTCTCCAGGTTGCGCAGGGTCAGCGCCTGCACCACGGCCCGCTTGTCCGGGAAGAACTGGTAGAGCGACCCGACCGCGACGCCCGCCCGCTCGGCGATGAGCGTGGTGGTGACCCCGTCGTAGCCGACCTCCTCGATGAGCTGGGCGCAGGCTTCGAGCATCCGCTCGACGCGCTTGGCGCTGCGCTGCTGCACCGGCTGGCGGCGCAGTGGGGTCGTACTGGTCACGGTGACTCCTGCGGCGATGGACTGCGGGATTCCATAGTGCCCGGTCCTGGACCTTTCCACTTCACTTCGCGAGGCAACACGCCTACGATCCGAATCACTTTCATGTTCTGGGAGGCGCCCGTGACCCTGCCCGACCACTTCCTCTGGGGCGTCTCGACCTCGGCGTTCCAGATCGAGGGCGCCTTCGCGGCAGCCGGGAGGCAGCCCTCGACCTGGGACGCGTTTCCCGCGTTCGGGGGACACGACGCGTCCGTCGCCTGCGACCACTACCACCGGTACCGCGAGGACGTCGACCTCATGCGGGACCTCGGCGTCGGCGCCTACCGGTTCTCGATCTCGTGGCCGAGGGTCCTCGCCGGCGACCTCGCGTTCTACGACCGGCTCGTCGACGAGCTGCTGTCCGCGGGCATCGCCCCCGTCGCGACGCTGTACCACTGGGACACCCCGCAGGCGGTCGAGGACGACGGCGGCTGGCTCGACCGCGACACCGCGCAGCGCTTCGCCTCGTACGCCGGGGTGGTCGCCGAGCGCCTCGCCGACCGCGTCGCGATGTGGGTGCCGGTCAACGAGCCCGCGATGGTCACCCTCCTGGGCTACGCCACCGGGCAGCACGCGCCCGGCAAGGCCCTCCTCTACGACGCCCTGCCCACCGCCCACCACCTCAACCTCGGGCACGGCCTGGCCGTCCAGGCGCTCCGCGCCGCCGGGGTCCGCGCCGTCGGCACCGCCAACAACCACACCCCCGCGTGGCCCGCTTCGGAGGCGGACGCGGACGCCGCCGGCGCGTACTCCGACCTGCACAACTGGCTCTACGCCGACCCCGTGCTGGCCGGCCGCTACCCCGACTCCCTGGTCGACCGGCTGCCCGTGCGCGACGGCGACCTCGACGTCATCTCCGCCCCGCTCGACTTCTACGGGGTCAACTACTACAACCCCACCCGGCTGCGCGCGCCCTCCGAGGGCAACCCGCTGCCGTTCGAGCTGGTCGACATCGACGAGTACCCCAGGACCGGGTTCGGCTGGCCCGTCGTGCCCGCCGGCCTCACCGAGGTGGTCTCCCTGTTGAAAGATCGCTTTGTCGACATCCCCCCGGTCTACGTGACGGAGAGCGGGTGCAGCTACCCGCACACCCCCCAGGACACCGACCGCATCGCCTACCTGGAGGGCCACGTCGACGCCGCCCTCGCCGCCGGCGTCCGCGGCTACTTCGTGTGGTCGCTGATCGACAACTTCGAGTGGGACTCCGGCTACTCCCAGCGCTTCGGCCTCGTCCACGTCGACCACGGGACCCAGCAGCGCACCCCGCGCGCCTCGTACCACTGGTACCGCGAGCGGATCGCCCGGTGACCGGACCCGCCGAAGCGCTCGCCGAACCGGCCGTCCCCGTCCGCCGGTCGTGGATGACGCTGCTGTTCCTGGCCAACCTCGGGCTGTGGCTCGCGATCTACGCGCCCATCCAGGTGCTGCTGCCGCAACAGGCCGAACTGCTCGACGCCACAGCCAAGGAAGCCGTCTTCGGCCTGGTCATGGGCGTGGGGGCCCTCGCGGCGCTGGTCGCCAACCCGCTCATCGGCCTGTCGTCGGACCGCACCACGTCCCGCTTCGGCAGGCGCCACCCGTGGACCCTCGCCGGCGCCCTCCTGGGCGCGGTCGGCCTCGTCGTCCTCGCCTTCGCCGGGTCCGTCACCACCCTGGTCGTGGGTTGGTGCCTGGTCCAGGCCGGCCTCAACGGCATGCTGGCGTCCCTCACCTCCGCCGTGCCCGACCGCGTGCCCGTGCGGCAGCGCGCCAAGGTCGGCGGCCTGGTCGGCATCTCGCAGATGCTCGGCACCGTGCTGGGCGCCGTCGTCGTCACCCTCCTGGTCACCGGCCTGACCGCCGGCTACCTCGCGTGCGCGCTGGTGGTCGTCCTGGGCGCCCTGGCCTTCGTGCTGACGACCCCCGACGCCCGCCTGCCGAAGACCGCCCGCCCCGCCCTGCGCGTCCGCGAGCTGTGGGTCTCACCCCGGAAGCACCCCGACTTCGCCTGGGCCTGGTCCGCGCACTTCATGATCAACCTCGGCAACGCCTTCGGCACCCTCTACCTGCTCTACTTCCTGGGCGACGTCGTCCACCACCCGTCCCCGGAGGACGGCCTGCTGGTCCTGATGCTCCTCTACGGCACGGCCCTGACGGCCGGTGCGGTGTGGATCGGGGCCCACTCCGACCGCACCGGCCGCCGCCGCCCGTACGTCCTGCTGTCCGCCGCCGTCATGGCCGTCGCCGCCCTGCTCCTGGTCGCGTGGCCCACCTGGACCGCCGCACTGGTCGCCGCGCCCCTGCTGGGCGTC
This region of Saccharothrix longispora genomic DNA includes:
- a CDS encoding DUF3662 and FHA domain-containing protein, which translates into the protein MGLVQRFERRLEGIVGNTFARVFGGNVVPQEVAQALQREAEGNIRELAGGRLLAPNHFKVLLGPQDHDRLAGDGQDELRITQLLGDSVREHLEESGWDTYGDVVVSLERSDALHTGQFRTSSSVDPDVKVASRRSAPPRTSGDASMSQPPGYGQGQGQPGYDPYAQGGYGQQQGYEQGYGQQQPGYDQQQQGYGQQPGYDQGYGQQPGYGQPGYDQGYGQQGYDQGYGQQQQGYDQGYGQQPGYDQGYGQQQPGYEQGYGQQQPGYGQPGYDQGYGQQPGYDQGYAPPAVQSGPRQLNATLHLDDGSNRTYNLKQGGNVVGRGQEADFRLPDTGVSRRHLEITWDGHSAMLADLGSTNGTTVNGTPVQTWQLAEGDVVRIGHSSLVFRTAG
- a CDS encoding NAD(P)H-binding protein, giving the protein MRLVIAGGHGKIALLVERLLAARGDSATALVRNPDHFADVADAGGVPVHCDLEAADAASVAEYLAGADAALFAAGAGAGSGTARKDTVDRGASALFAQAAELAGVRRFVQVSSTGIGRTTGDEAFDAYLRAKGAAEEDLRERDLDWTVLRPGRLTDDEPTGRVEVVEAPATVRGSVPRADVAAVLVALLDRPGTVRRTYEVVSGDTPVDEAF
- a CDS encoding D-arabinono-1,4-lactone oxidase: MGSPWTNWARTASANPHRVEHPASVDELVAAVVGASAVRPRGSGHSFTPIAVAPGVAIDLDAWTGVVDVDGPLVTVRSGTTLRQLNALLDVLGLAMANLGDIDAQTVAGAISTGTHGTGAALGGLATQVEALELVLADGSVARCSATERPDLFQAARVGLGALGVISTVTLRCVPAFVLHAREAPGRLDAVLAEFDHLTATEDHVEFHWFPHSDRVILKRNNRVDEPAAPLSALRRFYEYEVMENGAFGLVCRLARAVPPTTRALNRVCGALIAERVYRDVSHRVFTTPRRVRFVETEYAVPRAALHDVLRELRTAVDRLDHGVIVPVEVRVARGDDVWLSTAHGRDTAYVAVHQYLGMPHKRYFDAFERIAGAVGGRPHWGKMHSLAAADLRDRYPRFDDFLRVRAEVDPEGKFANDHLDRVLGEVTRRGPGQNASSTGVSPETTS
- a CDS encoding amino acid deaminase/aldolase, producing MQPRTRLDAATKEFDPPFAIVDLDAFDGNADDLVRRAGGRPIRVASKSVRVRALLERVLDRPGYAGVMCYSLAEALWLSSVDLSEDLLVAYPTVDRAALRALAADGVARRRVTIVVDSTDHLDLVRAALGEDHPEIRVCLELDVSWRPLPGLHVGPRRSPVHTARQARALAEAITRRPGFRLVGVMAYEGQVAGLGDQPPGKPLRGAVLRWMQKHSVAELVERRSAAVHAVRQVAELEFVNGGGTGSLEVTGADPSVTELAAGSGLVGPTLFDGYRGFRPRPAVLFALPVVRRPARGVATLFAGGYIASGTATPDRQPTPYLPAGLKLLPLEGAGEVQTPVAGKTADALRLGDRVWMRHAKAGEAAERFTHYHLVRGDAVERTVPTYRGEGRSFG
- a CDS encoding TetR family transcriptional regulator: MTSTTPLRRQPVQQRSAKRVERMLEACAQLIEEVGYDGVTTTLIAERAGVAVGSLYQFFPDKRAVVQALTLRNLEKFIQTVDGRFTSTTLEHWWDAVDSIFDVYVSMHREVPAFSKLHFGDVVDLRLLDDRRDNNTVISDRISEMISTKFDIPLDEIQLPISIAVEAADGVLNLAFRRDAAGDQRILDEAKTMVRGYLSSRLPS
- a CDS encoding glycoside hydrolase family 1 protein, with the protein product MFWEAPVTLPDHFLWGVSTSAFQIEGAFAAAGRQPSTWDAFPAFGGHDASVACDHYHRYREDVDLMRDLGVGAYRFSISWPRVLAGDLAFYDRLVDELLSAGIAPVATLYHWDTPQAVEDDGGWLDRDTAQRFASYAGVVAERLADRVAMWVPVNEPAMVTLLGYATGQHAPGKALLYDALPTAHHLNLGHGLAVQALRAAGVRAVGTANNHTPAWPASEADADAAGAYSDLHNWLYADPVLAGRYPDSLVDRLPVRDGDLDVISAPLDFYGVNYYNPTRLRAPSEGNPLPFELVDIDEYPRTGFGWPVVPAGLTEVVSLLKDRFVDIPPVYVTESGCSYPHTPQDTDRIAYLEGHVDAALAAGVRGYFVWSLIDNFEWDSGYSQRFGLVHVDHGTQQRTPRASYHWYRERIAR
- a CDS encoding MFS transporter, which codes for MTLLFLANLGLWLAIYAPIQVLLPQQAELLDATAKEAVFGLVMGVGALAALVANPLIGLSSDRTTSRFGRRHPWTLAGALLGAVGLVVLAFAGSVTTLVVGWCLVQAGLNGMLASLTSAVPDRVPVRQRAKVGGLVGISQMLGTVLGAVVVTLLVTGLTAGYLACALVVVLGALAFVLTTPDARLPKTARPALRVRELWVSPRKHPDFAWAWSAHFMINLGNAFGTLYLLYFLGDVVHHPSPEDGLLVLMLLYGTALTAGAVWIGAHSDRTGRRRPYVLLSAAVMAVAALLLVAWPTWTAALVAAPLLGVGFGGYWAVALALLTQVLPAASDRAKDLGVLNIANSLPQVVAPLLTTGILASLGGYRGLFATSAVATLCAAACITRVRSVP